One Tamandua tetradactyla isolate mTamTet1 chromosome 20, mTamTet1.pri, whole genome shotgun sequence DNA segment encodes these proteins:
- the UBE2B gene encoding ubiquitin-conjugating enzyme E2 B isoform X3, producing MGAVPIAGLPERALSTLPSLPFFPTPRSVVLAEGGGIWRRRRETSLQGCLSASAAALVTHSNSGGAPGVGGLRGTLFSQTDRGAAGEACRPRPGGGSCGISSDCKRTHLWVSVAHHLKTTSCSGMQLYLDQKGHPLKMVSHSHYVFYIKRVFLSRKY from the exons ATGGGAGCAGTCCCGATTGCAGGGCTCCCAGAACGAGCTCTCTCAACTCTGCCCTCGCTTCCCTTCTTCCCCACCCCTCGCTCTGTGGTACTGGCAGAGGGCGGAGGGATCTGGAGGCGGCGGAGGGAGACGTCATTGCAGGGTTGTTTGTCAGCCTCGGCAGCCGCGCTGGTGACCCACAGTAATTCGGGAGGCgcgccgggggtgggggggctgcgTGGGACTCTTTTCTCTCAGACTGACCGCGGGGCAGCTGGGGAAGCATGTCGACCCCGGCCAGGAGGAGGCTCATGCGGGATTTCAAGCG ATTGCAAGAGGACCCACCTGTGGGTGTCAGTGGCGCACCATCTGAAAACAACATCATGCAGTGGAATGCAGTTATATTTGG ACCAGAAGGGACACCCTTTGAAGATGGTAAGTCATTCTCATTATGTATTCTATATTAAGAGAGTGTTTTTAAGTAGGAAATATTAA